The DNA region TGAGCTACGAGGAGACCGGCGGCGGCTACGTGACGGCCATCGTCCGCGGCGACGTCGCGGCGGTGAAGGCGGCCGTGCAGGCCGGGATCCAGAACGCGGAGAAGGTCGGCGAGATCGTGGCCAGCCACGTCATCGCCCGTCCGCACGCGAACATCGACCTGGTGCTGCCCCTCGGCCGGAGGGAAGAGGCCCAGGGCGAGCTGGGACAGGCCAGCTAGCGGATCGCCGAGCCGCCGG from Actinomycetota bacterium includes:
- a CDS encoding BMC domain-containing protein, which gives rise to MADALGMIEGRSFAAVVEAADAMVKAAKVELVSYEETGGGYVTAIVRGDVAAVKAAVQAGIQNAEKVGEIVASHVIARPHANIDLVLPLGRREEAQGELGQAS